Within Runella rosea, the genomic segment ATTGACCAAAAGAGCCTTGATTTTGTCGCCGATATTAGTCTCTTCTGTTTTAGCATTTTTGAGAAACATATTTAAAGCAATCACGTACAAAAATATCAAGACAAAGAACTTGTTTCCAACATCGCCCAACGCCGCCATTGCCACACTTTCTTCACCCAAAAACTCTGCGATAAAGGGAAAGCAAGACAAACCCGGAGCCAACGAAGGAAGCAACATAATGAGCGTACGTCCAGTGGAGCTGTTTTTTTCTACGCCAAAGAATGCCAAGGCAACAGGCGTAATAAAATACATAAAAAAGTTAAAGACCAATGTTAATGCGGGAACGATAATCAGCTTAGAATCAACGTTTACCTTCATTAACGCAATAAAAATGGTGGAAGGAAGGGCTACCGAAAGCACCATTTCCTTGATTCCGTCGGTTTGTTGTTTGTTTTTGAATTTGGAACGCAAAATCAAACCCAAAACAATCAATAACAATAAAGTAAATGCTTTTTGTAGAGCGTCACTCATAATTTCAGGAGGTAGTGAGGAGTCAGTAGTGAGGAGTCAGTAGTGGATTACTGACTCCTGCCTACTCGCTCCTAATTAACTAATAGCTTCTAATGCGCTGACGAACTGCTTAATTTCGTCCATTGTACCCATACTGACGCGGCACCAGGGTTTTCCCTGAATCTCATAACCGCGCACCATGATTCCTTTGGCCATCATTTTTTGGAGCATTTCTTTGCCAGGCATATTGATGGGAAAAATCACGAAGTTGGTGTAAGAAGTAACGTACTTATACCCCATACGGTCGAGGTTTTTGCAGAGGTACGTTTTTACTTCGTGGTTGAGCTTGCGGGTAGTATCCTGAAACTCATTGTCGTCCATACTGGCTACGGCGGCAGCAATGGAGGTTTGGGTAATACCCATCCCGCCGCGTGTGATTTTCTGGATATTATCAAGTGTTGAAGGCAGTGCTGCGATGTATCCAACGCGCAAACCTGCCATACCCATGATTTTTGAGAAAGTACGGGCAATGATGACGTTTTTCTTCTGGCTAAGCAAAGATACCATGCTTTGGGTATCAGCACCAACGGCTAGTTCAAGATAAGCTTCGTCCACAAAAATGGGTACTCTGTCGGCCACGCGTGAACAGAAATCCAACAATTCTTTGCCCGATGTGATACTTCCCATTGGGTTGTTAGGATTACAGATGTAGACAAGTTTGGTATCTTTGTCGATGGCCGCTTCCATGGCTTTCAGGTCATGCGACCAGTCGCCTTTGCAAGGAACTGCTTTCCATGAGGCACCCGTAGCTTCAGCTACTTTCACCAATGACATATAAGTTGGGTCGGCCGAAACGACGTTTCCACCTTTAGCAAACAATACAAGGGCTACTTTCTCCAACAAATCGGATGAACCAGGGCCCATCATGATATGGTCAGGAGTTACGCCTTCTTTCTTCGCGATTTTGCCTACGAGGTTTTCCAGCTCTTTCCATGAATAACGGCTTCCCGTGGCCACTGATTCTGATACGGCTTTGCGAGCGCTCATTGGCGGGCCATAAGGGTTTTCGTTGGCATTGATACGAATCATGGTTGGAGGAGTCTTTGGAGGATTTTCCAAGAATGTCTCCCGCAATAAAGGACTGTGAAAAATGTTACCATTTGCATCTACACGTGAAGGAACATTGGCAAAAGCACCGATAGCGGGCATTGCAGCAATCCCTCCGAGGGTCATAAAACCTGATTTTAAAAGACTGCGGCGGTCAATTTTCTGGCTCATTGGTTTGAATGTTTGTTTGTATTTGTTAAAGATTAAATGTCAATGTGAAATTACGATTATTTCTCTGCCCACCAAAGCTTCGTTTTCATGTTATCGGCACCTCCATTGAGGGCGATTCCTTTGTCTAAACTTGCCTTATTGAGCGAATATTCACTTCCCGGATACGGTAAGCGGGTTGGTAATACGCCATCATTTTCAAATACGGCGCGTGGATCTTTGGCAGGCAATACAGGAAAACCCGTACGACGGTACTCCGTCCATGCCTCGATGCCAACACCGTAAAGCGCTAACCATTTCTGATCCAACACTTTCTCGCGGGTTACTTCACCAACCGTCGCAAAATACGTTGCAGGTACAGTGAGTCCAAATTGCTCGAAAGAAGCGGTAATCCCTGCCTCGAAATAACCTTTGGCGGTACCTGTAGTGATGTCACCGTCAAGTACTGCTTCGGCCAAAATAAGGTTCACTTCCGAAGCCGTCATGAGTACGCTTGGGGCATCAATGCGGGTAAAGGCTGTGCCAACTCCTGAGCTTGTAGCTAAATAGGTGGTAGCAATGGCATCGGGTAATCCGTTTGAGTGCCCTACGTATTTGCCGCCTACGGGTGTTGCATAAACCGTAATACGGGTATCGTTTAGGCTGTTCATTTTATCGGCCAAGGTGCTGCTAATGTTCCAGTCGGTACGGCTTTCTTGAATCAACACTTGGTGCCATTCGTTGTTGCTTGGCAAAACTGAAGTGCTGCGCAAAACGGTATTGTCGGCATTGGCCGTGATGATGGGGTATTTCACGGGGTCGCTCAAAATCTCCCGCATGATAGCCCGCGACTCTGCAGGCTTTTTGGCAGCCTGACGGTTGGCCAAACGTAATCTCAGTGAGTTAGCAAAACGCTTCCAACGCATGATGTTTCCGTTGTGAACAATGTCGCCAAGGATAGCAGGTCCAGCGGGGTTCAGTTTTTCGTTGGCAATTTTTAAGTCATTCAACAGCCCTTCATACACTTTTTCCTGTGAGTCGTAGGCAGGAGAATAGTTAGGTTCAGCCGATGTTCCTTTCAAAGCATCATTGTAAGGAATCGCGCCCCACATATCGGTCATGACCGAAAACAACCACGAACGCATCACAAGCGCCACCCCTTCATAGTTAGCGTTAGGGGCTGTTCCTTCTGGCCCTGACTCTGTGATGATACGCTGAAAATTTACCAAGCCATCATTGAAAAAGCCCTGCCAGTTGTTATTCTGCATCGCGGGCGAAATACCATAGTTATCTCCTTCATTTGAATAAATATTGCGCGACAAATACTGCATCCAGAGCATGGCTCCGTCGAGGTTAAGACGCTCAAAACGGGTTCTTCCTCCCCAATAACGATCAATGGAGCGCTCAAGGGCATAAGGCAGCAGGTACTGGGCGCTGATTTTGGTGGGGTTGTTGGGGTCCACGTTCATCTCGTCGAACTCACTCGTACATGAGGTTGCCGTAAGAATCAATGCCAAAGAAAGTAGTATGTATTTTTTCATAGTATAAGTCTTTTTGATTAAACCTTGATAACCATTAAGGCAAGGCTCGTAAGGCCCTGCCTTAACGTATGCTAGAATCCAAAAGTCAAGTTAAATCCTAAACTCCGTGAGTTGGGCAACTCGCCATAAGCAAATCCCTGACGGTTTCCACCAAAACGGTCTACTTCTGGATCGATGTGGGTGTGGTTGCTAAACAAAATCGCCAAGTTGCGACCTACCACCGAGAATTTCACGGTACGAATCATGTATTTTTTCAACAATGCTTCAGGAATACTGTATCCTAGCGTCATTTCGCGCAGTTTTACGTAGCTTCCGTCATAAATAACAGCTTCGTGATAGCGGCGTGGGTTGTTATAACCATATAATTGGTTGGCAGCCACGATGATGTCGTTTGGCGCATAAACAGCTGAACCATCAGCGTTTGTGCTTACCACCTTCACCCCTTTTCCGATGATAC encodes:
- a CDS encoding pyridoxal phosphate-dependent aminotransferase; the protein is MSQKIDRRSLLKSGFMTLGGIAAMPAIGAFANVPSRVDANGNIFHSPLLRETFLENPPKTPPTMIRINANENPYGPPMSARKAVSESVATGSRYSWKELENLVGKIAKKEGVTPDHIMMGPGSSDLLEKVALVLFAKGGNVVSADPTYMSLVKVAEATGASWKAVPCKGDWSHDLKAMEAAIDKDTKLVYICNPNNPMGSITSGKELLDFCSRVADRVPIFVDEAYLELAVGADTQSMVSLLSQKKNVIIARTFSKIMGMAGLRVGYIAALPSTLDNIQKITRGGMGITQTSIAAAVASMDDNEFQDTTRKLNHEVKTYLCKNLDRMGYKYVTSYTNFVIFPINMPGKEMLQKMMAKGIMVRGYEIQGKPWCRVSMGTMDEIKQFVSALEAIS
- a CDS encoding SusD/RagB family nutrient-binding outer membrane lipoprotein, giving the protein MKKYILLSLALILTATSCTSEFDEMNVDPNNPTKISAQYLLPYALERSIDRYWGGRTRFERLNLDGAMLWMQYLSRNIYSNEGDNYGISPAMQNNNWQGFFNDGLVNFQRIITESGPEGTAPNANYEGVALVMRSWLFSVMTDMWGAIPYNDALKGTSAEPNYSPAYDSQEKVYEGLLNDLKIANEKLNPAGPAILGDIVHNGNIMRWKRFANSLRLRLANRQAAKKPAESRAIMREILSDPVKYPIITANADNTVLRSTSVLPSNNEWHQVLIQESRTDWNISSTLADKMNSLNDTRITVYATPVGGKYVGHSNGLPDAIATTYLATSSGVGTAFTRIDAPSVLMTASEVNLILAEAVLDGDITTGTAKGYFEAGITASFEQFGLTVPATYFATVGEVTREKVLDQKWLALYGVGIEAWTEYRRTGFPVLPAKDPRAVFENDGVLPTRLPYPGSEYSLNKASLDKGIALNGGADNMKTKLWWAEK